Proteins from a genomic interval of Anas platyrhynchos isolate ZD024472 breed Pekin duck chromosome 4, IASCAAS_PekinDuck_T2T, whole genome shotgun sequence:
- the LOC139998602 gene encoding toll-like receptor 1: MRDLQNFFVYECLFVLTFWNNISLSVEDELFTPVSNNFPEGGSERNIMSLPLLYNHHHQRSKADYNWVVIENTTESLSLSQITNSNVKKIITLLSDFRKGSRLQNLTLTNVSVDWNIFLELLQTIWQSSIEYFNINNFTQLSNIEKYNFRYSGTSMKALALKNILVTDLYFSQDDLYRILADMNIEALTVAGSEMIHMLCPSSNSPFRYLNFINNDLTDLLFQNCDTLIQLEIFILQKNKFESLSKVSSMTRYMKSLRYLDMSSNLLRNDGDLSNLARAPAQNFN, encoded by the exons atgagagatcTCCAGAACTTTTTTGTTTATGAGTGTCtctttgttttaactttttgGAACAATATCAGCCTGTCTGTGGAAGATGAACTCTTTACACCTGTTTCTAATAATTTTCCAGAAGGTGGTTCTGAGAGAAACATCATGAGCCTTCCACTGTTgtataatcatcatcatcagcgGTCCAAAGCTGATTACAATTGGGTTGTAATAGAAAACACTACAGAAAGCCTGTCATTGTCACAAATCACTAAtagcaatgtaaaaaaaataataactttgtTGTCTGATTTCAGAAAAGGCTCCAGGCTACAAAATCTGACACTGACGAATGTGTCAGTGGACtggaatatttttcttgaaCTTCTTCAGACTATATGGCAATCATCCATTGAATATTTCAATATCAACAATTTTACGCAATTGTCGAACATTGAAAAATATAACTTCAGGTATTCGGGTACTTCCATGAAAGCACTGGCACTGAAGAACATTTTAGTCACAGATCTGTACTTTTCACAGGATGACCTGTACCGGATACTTGCAGACATGAACATTGAAGCCTTGACAGTAGCAGGATCCGAGATGATACATATGCTATGTCCTTCATCTAACAGTCCCTTTAGATACCTAAATTTTATAAACAATGATTTAACCGATCTGCTTTTTCAAAACTGTGACACATTAATTCAACTGGAGATATTTATCTTACAGAAGAATAAATTTGAGAGCCTTTCCAAGGTGAGCTCCATGACCAGGTACATGAAATCACTGAGGTATCTGGACATGAGCAGCAACTTGCTGCGTAACGATGGAGATTTGTCAAATCTT GCTCGTGCTCCTGCTCAAAACTTTAATTGA